In Bradyrhizobium sp. CCBAU 051011, the following are encoded in one genomic region:
- a CDS encoding SDR family NAD(P)-dependent oxidoreductase: protein MFKDLFSLNGRVALVTGGSRGIGKMIAAGFLAQGAAKVYITARKAGPCEATAKELTAAYGGECIALPIDISTVAGCEKLASEIIKLEPKLDILVNNAGAAWGAEFDEFPESGWDKVMDLNVKSLFFLTKALAKPLRAAASAERPAKVINIASIDGIFVNPTETYSYAASKAAVIHLTRRMATKLIKENINVTAIAPGAFKSDMNRAARDHGDEVAKRVPARRIGSDEDMAGVAIYLASRAGDYVVGNTIAVDGGVVYASAGSEIAG, encoded by the coding sequence ATGTTCAAGGATCTGTTTTCACTCAATGGCCGCGTCGCGCTGGTGACGGGCGGCTCGCGCGGCATCGGCAAGATGATCGCGGCGGGTTTTCTCGCGCAGGGCGCGGCGAAGGTTTACATCACCGCGCGCAAGGCGGGTCCCTGCGAAGCCACCGCGAAAGAACTCACCGCCGCCTACGGCGGCGAATGCATCGCGCTGCCGATCGATATCTCCACCGTCGCGGGCTGCGAAAAACTCGCTTCGGAAATCATCAAGCTGGAGCCGAAGCTCGACATTCTCGTCAACAATGCAGGCGCGGCCTGGGGCGCGGAGTTCGACGAATTTCCGGAAAGCGGCTGGGACAAGGTCATGGACCTCAACGTCAAGTCGCTGTTCTTCCTGACCAAGGCGCTGGCAAAACCGCTGCGCGCGGCGGCAAGCGCCGAGCGGCCGGCCAAGGTCATCAATATCGCGTCCATCGACGGAATCTTCGTCAATCCGACGGAGACCTATTCCTATGCCGCGAGCAAGGCCGCGGTGATCCATCTGACGCGGCGCATGGCGACCAAGCTGATCAAGGAGAACATCAACGTCACCGCGATTGCGCCGGGCGCCTTCAAGTCGGACATGAACCGCGCCGCGCGCGACCATGGCGACGAGGTCGCAAAGCGCGTCCCGGCGCGCCGCATCGGCAGCGATGAAGATATGGCGGGAGTTGCGATCTATCTCGCCTCGCGGGCGGGCGACTATGTGGTCGGCAACACCATCGCGGTCGACGGCGGCGTGGTGTATGCGAGCGCGGGGAGCGAGATTGCGGGGTAG
- the boxB gene encoding benzoyl-CoA 2,3-epoxidase subunit BoxB, translated as MNVDYSTKIPNNVNLSEDRQVLKALEGWHPGYMDWWGDMGPEGFQQSLVYLRTAYSVDPRGWAKFDYVKMPEYRWGILLAPQEENRVIPFGENYGKPAWQEVPGEHRATLRRLIVIQGDTEPASVEQQRHLGKTAPSLYDLRNLFQVNVEEGRHLWAMVYLLQKYFGRDGREEADDLLRRRSGDADSPRMLGAFNEATPDWLSFFMFTYFTDRDGKMQLHSLAQSGFDPLSRTCRFMLTEEAHHMFVGETGISRVVQRTCEAMKEAGITDPTDIAKVRALGVIDLPTIQKKLNLHYSLSLDLFGSEVSTNAANAFNAGIKGRYKETQIDDDHQLKNATYPVLKLVDGVIKRVDEPALTALNMRLRDDYTQDCVKGMLRWNKVISTAGYQYKLTLPNVAFHRQIGEFKDINATPDGVLIDDATWNQRKGEWLPSSQDGDFIASLMKPVTEAGQYASWISPPKVGIDNKPGDFEYVKIET; from the coding sequence ATGAACGTCGACTATTCGACCAAGATTCCCAACAACGTTAATCTCAGCGAAGACCGCCAGGTGCTCAAAGCGCTGGAGGGCTGGCATCCCGGCTACATGGACTGGTGGGGCGACATGGGGCCGGAAGGCTTTCAGCAGTCGCTGGTCTATCTGCGCACCGCCTATTCGGTCGATCCGCGCGGCTGGGCCAAGTTCGATTACGTCAAGATGCCGGAATACCGCTGGGGCATTTTGCTGGCGCCGCAGGAAGAGAACCGCGTCATTCCGTTCGGCGAGAATTACGGCAAGCCGGCCTGGCAGGAAGTCCCGGGCGAGCACCGCGCCACGCTGCGCCGCCTGATCGTGATCCAGGGCGACACCGAGCCCGCTTCCGTCGAACAGCAGCGCCATCTCGGTAAGACCGCGCCCTCGCTCTATGACCTGCGCAACCTGTTCCAGGTTAATGTCGAGGAAGGCCGTCACCTCTGGGCGATGGTCTATCTCCTGCAGAAATATTTCGGCCGCGACGGCCGCGAGGAAGCCGATGATTTGTTGCGCCGCCGCTCGGGCGACGCGGATTCCCCGCGCATGCTCGGCGCCTTCAACGAGGCGACGCCGGACTGGCTGTCGTTCTTCATGTTCACCTACTTCACCGACCGCGACGGCAAGATGCAGTTGCACTCGCTGGCGCAGTCCGGCTTCGACCCGCTGTCGCGCACCTGCCGCTTCATGCTGACCGAAGAGGCGCATCACATGTTCGTCGGCGAGACCGGCATCAGCCGCGTCGTGCAGCGCACCTGCGAGGCGATGAAGGAAGCCGGCATCACCGATCCCACCGACATCGCCAAGGTGCGTGCGTTAGGGGTGATCGACCTGCCGACCATCCAGAAGAAGCTGAACCTGCACTATTCGCTGTCGCTCGATCTCTTTGGTTCGGAAGTCTCGACCAACGCGGCGAATGCCTTCAACGCCGGCATCAAGGGCCGCTACAAGGAAACCCAGATCGACGACGACCACCAGCTCAAGAACGCCACCTATCCGGTGCTGAAGCTGGTCGACGGCGTGATCAAGCGGGTCGACGAGCCGGCGTTGACCGCGCTCAACATGCGCCTGCGCGACGACTACACGCAGGATTGCGTCAAGGGCATGCTGCGCTGGAACAAGGTGATTTCGACCGCCGGCTATCAGTACAAGCTGACGCTGCCCAACGTCGCGTTCCACCGCCAGATCGGCGAGTTCAAGGATATCAACGCCACGCCCGACGGCGTGCTGATCGACGACGCCACCTGGAACCAACGCAAGGGCGAATGGTTGCCTTCGTCGCAGGACGGCGACTTCATCGCCTCGCTGATGAAGCCGGTGACCGAAGCCGGGCAGTACGCCTCCTGGATCTCGCCGCCGAAGGTCGGCATCGACAACAAGCCCGGCGATTTCGAGTACGTGAAGATCGAAACCTGA
- the boxC gene encoding 2,3-epoxybenzoyl-CoA dihydrolase, translating into MAGEDRVLAGGAKYIDFQTDPSRYRHWKLAVEGDVATLTMDVDENAGLFEGYQLKLNSYDLGVDIELADAVQRLRFEHPEVKVVVMRSAKNRVFCAGANIRMLAGATHAHKVNFCKFTNETRNGLEDSSENSGQRFITVVNGTAAGGGYELALATDHIIMADDGAAAVALPEVPLLAVLPGTGGLTRVVDKRKVRRDHADFFCTIEEGIKGKRAVAWRLVDEIAPNSKLEAKVAERAKEFAVASKRNGTGKGITLEPLNRTIDEAGIRYGFVSVDIDRAARIATISIKAPEAAPPADIDGLIGQGASFWPLQVARELDDAILHLRINELEIAMLVFKSHGDPANIVACDAFLETNKAHWLVNEIRHYWKRVLKRIDVTSRTLVTLVEPGSCFAGTLAELVFAADRSYMLIGSRQGDNRQPPAIQLTSLNFGPYPMSHGLTRLQSRFQADPSDLERAESTIGTTLDAEAAEELGLVTFALDDIDWDDEVRVFLEERTSFSPDGLTGMEANLRFVGPETMESKIFSRLTAWQNWIFQRPNAVGEDGALRRYGTGQKAQFDMTRV; encoded by the coding sequence ATGGCCGGTGAAGATCGCGTCCTTGCAGGCGGCGCGAAATACATCGATTTTCAAACCGATCCGTCGCGCTATCGCCATTGGAAGCTGGCGGTGGAGGGCGATGTCGCGACGCTCACCATGGATGTCGACGAGAACGCCGGGCTGTTCGAGGGCTATCAGCTCAAGCTGAATTCCTACGATCTCGGCGTCGACATCGAGCTGGCGGATGCCGTGCAGCGGCTGCGCTTCGAGCATCCCGAAGTGAAAGTGGTGGTGATGCGATCGGCTAAGAACCGCGTGTTCTGCGCCGGTGCCAACATCCGCATGCTGGCGGGCGCGACCCACGCGCACAAAGTCAACTTCTGCAAATTCACCAACGAGACCCGCAACGGCCTGGAAGATTCATCTGAAAATTCCGGGCAGCGCTTCATCACCGTCGTCAACGGCACCGCGGCCGGCGGCGGCTACGAGCTGGCGCTCGCAACCGATCACATCATCATGGCCGACGATGGCGCCGCCGCCGTCGCGCTGCCGGAAGTGCCGCTGCTCGCGGTGCTGCCGGGCACCGGCGGGCTGACGCGCGTGGTCGACAAGCGCAAGGTGCGCCGCGACCATGCCGACTTCTTCTGCACCATCGAGGAAGGCATCAAGGGCAAGCGCGCCGTTGCCTGGCGGCTGGTCGACGAGATCGCGCCGAACAGCAAGCTCGAAGCCAAGGTCGCCGAGCGGGCGAAAGAGTTCGCGGTCGCCTCGAAGCGTAACGGCACCGGCAAGGGCATCACGCTCGAGCCGCTCAACCGCACCATCGACGAAGCCGGCATCCGCTATGGCTTCGTCAGCGTCGACATCGACCGCGCCGCGCGGATCGCGACCATCTCCATCAAGGCGCCGGAAGCCGCGCCACCGGCCGATATCGACGGCTTGATCGGGCAGGGCGCCTCGTTCTGGCCGCTGCAGGTGGCGCGCGAGCTTGATGACGCGATCCTGCATTTGCGCATCAACGAACTTGAAATCGCGATGCTGGTGTTCAAGAGCCACGGCGATCCCGCCAACATCGTCGCCTGCGACGCCTTCCTCGAAACCAACAAGGCGCACTGGCTGGTCAACGAGATCAGGCACTACTGGAAGCGCGTGCTCAAGCGCATCGACGTCACGTCGCGCACGCTGGTGACGCTGGTCGAGCCCGGCTCCTGCTTCGCCGGCACGCTGGCCGAACTCGTGTTCGCCGCCGACCGCTCCTACATGCTGATCGGCTCGCGGCAGGGTGACAATCGCCAGCCGCCCGCGATCCAGTTGACCTCGTTGAATTTCGGCCCTTATCCGATGAGCCACGGCCTGACCCGCCTGCAATCGCGCTTCCAGGCCGATCCGTCCGATCTGGAGCGCGCGGAATCGACCATCGGCACGACGCTCGATGCGGAGGCCGCCGAAGAACTCGGCCTCGTCACCTTCGCGCTCGACGATATCGATTGGGACGACGAGGTGCGGGTGTTCCTGGAGGAGCGCACGTCGTTTTCGCCCGACGGCCTCACCGGCATGGAAGCCAATTTGCGCTTCGTCGGGCCAGAGACCATGGAATCGAAAATCTTCTCGCGCCTCACGGCGTGGCAGAACTGGATCTTCCAGCGCCCCAACGCGGTGGGTGAAGACGGTGCGCTGCGCCGTTACGGCACCGGTCAGAAGGCGCAATTCGACATGACGCGGGTTTGA
- a CDS encoding DUF309 domain-containing protein, with translation MTTQSRAAGHLPLPRWAYVPGDPGTANADYETLRQIAALVPPRFGGYVPARHPALRYGITLNDHGYFWEAQEILEAVWAAAPQGGRERILLRACILIATANLRLRMQKPHVAARMLGEALGELEALGLRHAGGDGFADCFPALAAVIKDKLERPQLAKTDWVTIAAASRT, from the coding sequence ATGACGACACAGTCCCGAGCCGCCGGTCATCTTCCATTGCCGCGCTGGGCCTACGTACCGGGCGACCCCGGCACGGCGAACGCCGACTACGAAACGCTGAGGCAGATCGCAGCTCTCGTGCCGCCGCGCTTCGGCGGCTACGTGCCGGCACGGCACCCGGCGCTGCGTTACGGCATCACGCTCAACGACCACGGCTATTTCTGGGAGGCGCAGGAGATCCTGGAAGCGGTGTGGGCGGCAGCGCCGCAGGGCGGCCGCGAACGGATTCTGCTCCGCGCCTGCATCCTGATCGCGACCGCGAACTTGCGGCTGCGCATGCAGAAGCCGCACGTCGCGGCCCGGATGCTGGGCGAGGCGCTCGGCGAGCTCGAGGCGCTGGGTCTGCGCCATGCCGGCGGCGACGGCTTTGCCGATTGTTTTCCGGCCCTGGCAGCCGTCATCAAGGACAAATTGGAGCGGCCGCAGCTCGCCAAGACCGATTGGGTGACCATTGCGGCCGCGAGCCGAACATGA
- a CDS encoding alpha/beta fold hydrolase, whose amino-acid sequence MTTLTPSGFLTVGASHLEYRMIGPSPESAPTIVMLHEGLGSAGLWGDFPEKLQAATGAGVFAYSRAGYGASTPVKLPRPLDYMHVEALDVLPKLLDKIGFRRGLLLGHSDGASIAAIYTGSHQDHRVQGLALIAPHFIVEDISVASIAEIRNAYETTNLKGRLSRWHRDVDNAFYGWNGAWLDPDFRNWDISEYLAYIRVPVAILQGVDDQYGTMRQVEIAREECYCPVDVTVIPGAGHQPHREAPEATLDAISEFAKAVLHTGSGSQGRAA is encoded by the coding sequence ATGACAACCCTTACCCCCTCGGGCTTCCTCACAGTCGGCGCCTCGCATCTCGAATACCGCATGATCGGCCCGTCGCCTGAGAGCGCGCCAACGATCGTGATGCTGCATGAAGGCCTCGGCTCGGCCGGCCTGTGGGGCGACTTTCCCGAAAAGCTGCAGGCCGCGACTGGCGCCGGCGTGTTCGCCTATTCGCGCGCAGGCTATGGCGCGTCGACGCCCGTAAAACTGCCGAGGCCGCTCGACTACATGCATGTCGAGGCGCTCGACGTGCTGCCGAAACTGCTCGACAAGATCGGCTTCCGCCGCGGACTTTTACTCGGCCATTCCGACGGCGCCTCGATCGCGGCGATCTATACCGGCTCGCATCAGGACCACCGCGTGCAGGGCCTCGCGCTGATCGCGCCGCATTTCATCGTCGAGGATATTTCGGTCGCCTCGATTGCCGAGATCCGCAACGCCTACGAGACCACGAACCTGAAGGGGAGGCTGTCGCGCTGGCACCGGGACGTCGACAATGCCTTCTACGGCTGGAACGGCGCCTGGCTCGATCCGGATTTCCGCAACTGGGATATTTCTGAATACCTCGCCTATATCCGCGTACCGGTGGCGATCCTGCAGGGCGTCGACGACCAATATGGAACCATGCGCCAGGTCGAGATCGCCAGGGAAGAGTGCTACTGTCCGGTCGATGTGACTGTGATCCCGGGCGCGGGACATCAGCCGCATCGCGAAGCGCCGGAGGCGACGCTGGATGCGATTTCGGAATTCGCAAAGGCGGTGTTGCACACAGGTAGTGGCTCGCAGGGACGGGCCGCGTAA
- a CDS encoding benzoate-CoA ligase family protein → MSGTSGSYNAVTWLLDRNVEEGRGAKLAFTDTVTELTYGDLQRQTRRVANMLRRLGVRREERVAMIMLDTVDFPCVFLGAIRAGVVPVPLNTLLTSEQYAYILGDCRARVLFVSETLLPVVNDIIARMPDLEHVVVSGKEAHGHKKLSDELARESDTFATAATHPDEPAFWLYSSGSTGMPKGVRHLHANLAATADTYAKQVLGIRENDVCLSAAKLFFAYGLGNALTFPMSVGASTVLHTDRPTPAAMFALMNKYNPTIFYGVPTLFAAMLNDETVKDAGAGNRLRICTSAGEALPESVGNAWKARFGVDILDGVGSTELLHIFLSNAPGDIKYGSSGRPVPGYKVRLVNEAGAEVPDGEVGELLVDAPSAGEGYWNQRAKSRSTFEGHWTRTGDKYIRDADGRYTFCGRSDDMFKVSGIWVSPFEVESALITHPAVLEAAVVPESDPEGLLKPKAFVVLRPGAKTDDLHEVLKEHVKQKIGAWKYPRWIDVVDSLPKTATGKIQRFKLRDGAS, encoded by the coding sequence GTGAGCGGCACGTCCGGTTCGTACAATGCGGTGACCTGGCTGCTCGACCGCAATGTCGAGGAGGGGCGCGGGGCCAAGCTCGCCTTTACCGACACCGTCACCGAACTCACCTATGGCGATCTGCAGCGGCAGACCCGCCGTGTCGCCAACATGCTGCGCCGGCTCGGCGTCCGCCGCGAAGAGCGCGTGGCGATGATCATGCTGGATACGGTGGACTTCCCGTGCGTGTTCCTCGGCGCGATCCGTGCGGGCGTCGTGCCGGTGCCGTTGAACACGCTGCTGACCTCGGAGCAATACGCCTACATTCTCGGGGATTGCCGCGCGCGCGTGCTGTTCGTCTCCGAAACGCTGCTACCGGTCGTCAACGACATCATCGCTCGGATGCCTGATCTCGAACATGTCGTCGTGTCGGGCAAGGAGGCGCACGGCCACAAGAAACTGTCGGACGAACTCGCGCGCGAGAGCGATACGTTCGCGACCGCCGCGACGCATCCGGACGAGCCCGCGTTCTGGCTCTATTCGTCCGGCTCGACCGGCATGCCGAAGGGCGTGCGCCATTTGCATGCCAATCTCGCCGCGACCGCCGATACCTATGCCAAACAGGTGCTCGGCATTCGCGAGAACGATGTTTGTCTCTCGGCGGCAAAACTGTTCTTCGCCTATGGCCTCGGCAATGCGCTGACGTTTCCGATGTCGGTCGGCGCCTCCACGGTGCTGCATACGGACCGGCCGACGCCGGCGGCGATGTTCGCGCTGATGAACAAATACAATCCGACCATCTTCTACGGCGTGCCGACATTGTTTGCGGCGATGCTCAACGACGAGACGGTGAAGGATGCCGGCGCCGGCAATCGCCTGCGCATCTGCACCTCGGCCGGCGAGGCGCTGCCGGAATCGGTCGGCAATGCCTGGAAGGCTCGGTTCGGCGTCGACATTCTTGACGGCGTCGGCTCGACGGAACTGCTGCACATCTTTCTGTCCAACGCGCCCGGCGACATCAAATACGGCTCATCGGGGCGTCCCGTGCCTGGCTACAAGGTGCGGCTGGTCAATGAAGCAGGCGCCGAGGTGCCCGACGGCGAAGTCGGCGAATTGCTGGTCGATGCGCCGTCCGCCGGCGAGGGCTACTGGAACCAGCGCGCCAAGAGCCGCTCGACCTTCGAAGGCCACTGGACGCGCACCGGCGACAAGTACATTCGCGATGCCGACGGGCGCTACACCTTCTGCGGCCGCTCGGACGATATGTTCAAGGTCTCCGGTATCTGGGTCTCGCCGTTCGAGGTCGAGAGCGCGCTGATCACCCATCCGGCGGTGCTCGAAGCCGCCGTCGTGCCCGAATCCGATCCGGAAGGATTGTTGAAGCCGAAGGCCTTTGTCGTATTGCGGCCCGGCGCCAAAACCGATGATCTGCACGAAGTGCTGAAGGAGCACGTCAAGCAGAAGATCGGCGCCTGGAAATATCCGCGCTGGATCGACGTGGTGGACAGCCTGCCGAAGACGGCGACGGGTAAGATTCAGCGGTTCAAGCTGCGAGATGGCGCATCGTAA
- a CDS encoding helix-turn-helix transcriptional regulator, giving the protein MTEASDPESGFLEQLGQRVRTMRALRGMSRKVLAKVSGISERYIAQLESGKGNVSIVLLRRVSNAMGAHLEDMIPSTEPAPDWAIIRDLLRKATPAQIAHAKDALAGGGPSQRRISFAGIALIGLRGAGKSTLGRMLAKKIGWKFVELNKEVEAQNGLSVAEIIALYGQEGFRRMEQAALSQLLARKELMVLATGGGIVSEPLTFDLILSSFYTIWLKAEPEEHMARVRGQGDLRPMADDRSAMAELRNILISREPLYARASAVVDTAGLSVDAAAARLSDAVAPVLHDKHAFGLRSAVS; this is encoded by the coding sequence ATGACCGAGGCCAGCGACCCCGAATCCGGCTTTCTCGAGCAGCTCGGCCAGCGTGTGCGCACCATGCGCGCCCTTCGCGGCATGTCGCGCAAAGTGCTCGCCAAAGTTTCCGGAATTTCCGAGCGCTACATCGCGCAGCTCGAAAGCGGCAAGGGCAATGTTTCGATCGTGCTGCTCCGGCGTGTGTCGAACGCCATGGGCGCGCATCTCGAAGACATGATTCCTTCCACCGAACCGGCGCCGGATTGGGCGATCATTCGCGATCTCCTGCGCAAGGCGACGCCGGCCCAGATCGCGCACGCCAAAGATGCGCTGGCCGGCGGCGGCCCATCGCAGCGTCGGATCAGCTTTGCCGGCATCGCGCTGATCGGCCTGCGCGGCGCCGGCAAATCCACCCTTGGCAGGATGCTGGCGAAGAAGATCGGCTGGAAATTTGTCGAGCTCAACAAGGAGGTCGAGGCGCAGAACGGATTGTCCGTCGCCGAGATCATTGCGCTCTACGGCCAGGAAGGCTTTCGCCGCATGGAGCAGGCGGCGCTGTCGCAATTGCTCGCGCGCAAGGAATTGATGGTGCTGGCGACCGGCGGCGGCATCGTCTCCGAGCCGCTCACCTTCGACCTGATCCTGTCGTCGTTCTACACCATCTGGCTCAAGGCCGAGCCGGAAGAGCACATGGCCCGCGTGCGTGGCCAGGGCGATCTGCGCCCGATGGCGGACGATCGCTCGGCGATGGCGGAATTGCGCAACATCCTGATCAGCCGCGAGCCGCTCTATGCGCGCGCGTCGGCAGTGGTCGATACCGCAGGGCTTTCCGTCGATGCGGCGGCGGCGCGGCTGAGCGATGCGGTGGCGCCGGTACTGCACGACAAGCACGCGTTCGGGCTGCGCAGCGCGGTCTCCTGA
- a CDS encoding PilZ domain-containing protein, whose translation MLERRQHPRGRVYYGGMIAFNARNSTLDCIVRNFSQGGAKIEFENSAILPDRIDFEVVRRRLSCLARPVWRDHNTAGLMFCGEHDMSSVVPLEWARKLRASERSNRRLKSRLNQLLNEF comes from the coding sequence GTGCTGGAGCGCCGTCAACACCCGAGAGGCCGCGTCTATTACGGCGGAATGATCGCGTTCAACGCGCGCAACTCGACGCTTGACTGCATCGTGCGCAATTTCAGCCAGGGCGGCGCCAAAATCGAATTCGAGAATTCGGCCATCCTGCCCGACCGGATCGATTTCGAAGTCGTGCGCCGGCGGCTTTCCTGTCTGGCCCGCCCGGTCTGGCGCGATCACAACACAGCGGGCCTGATGTTCTGCGGCGAGCACGACATGAGCAGCGTCGTTCCGCTGGAATGGGCGCGCAAGCTTCGCGCCAGCGAGCGGTCCAACCGGCGGCTGAAGTCGCGCCTCAATCAGCTTCTGAACGAGTTCTAG
- a CDS encoding GNAT family N-acetyltransferase, producing the protein MIVRSETPEDIAAIRIVQEVAFGQPAEAQLVDDLRAAGDAIFSLVAIDDGTVVGHIMFSRMKAPFPALALAPVAVLPEYRRTGFASRLIRQGIARSEAAGWLGIFVLGDPAFYRRFGFDAGKASGFISPYAGPHLMVLPVGRNELPVTAGLIEHAPAFAKLG; encoded by the coding sequence ATGATTGTCCGGTCTGAAACGCCCGAGGATATTGCGGCGATCCGTATCGTCCAGGAAGTGGCATTCGGCCAGCCGGCCGAAGCGCAACTGGTCGACGATCTGCGCGCGGCCGGCGATGCGATTTTCTCGCTGGTTGCCATCGATGACGGAACCGTCGTTGGCCACATCATGTTCTCACGGATGAAAGCGCCGTTTCCCGCGCTGGCGCTCGCCCCTGTCGCGGTGCTGCCCGAATACCGGCGGACAGGTTTTGCCAGCCGGTTGATCCGCCAGGGCATCGCCCGCAGCGAGGCCGCCGGCTGGCTCGGCATCTTCGTCCTCGGCGATCCCGCCTTCTATCGGCGTTTCGGCTTCGACGCCGGTAAGGCGAGCGGCTTCATCTCGCCCTATGCCGGACCGCATCTGATGGTGCTGCCTGTTGGACGAAACGAACTTCCGGTCACCGCGGGACTCATTGAACATGCGCCCGCTTTCGCAAAGCTTGGATAG
- a CDS encoding IclR family transcriptional regulator C-terminal domain-containing protein, with protein sequence MPKLKRAGDADNRGATDFIESLDRGLRVLEVFGGSRQPMTLSDLAKAADLPRATARRILFTLERAGFVTTDGKLFRLMPRVLVLASSYLASNHVVSVLQPALDRLSNEAQEISSMAILDGNDVVFIARASPTRIFSAGIDIGYRLPAFCTSVGRVLLSRLTDEELAKALDAMDLTPLTPFTVTDKKLLLTTVIADRGAGYSLVDREAEPGFRSISVPLRRYDGAIVAAINMGAHVDRVSSAEMVERFLPRLQETAASVKSMLV encoded by the coding sequence ATGCCCAAGCTTAAGCGCGCCGGCGACGCTGACAACCGCGGCGCCACCGATTTCATCGAAAGCCTCGACCGCGGCCTGCGCGTGCTGGAGGTGTTCGGCGGCAGCCGGCAGCCGATGACGCTAAGCGACCTCGCCAAGGCCGCCGACCTGCCGCGCGCCACTGCGCGGCGCATCCTCTTCACGCTGGAGCGCGCCGGCTTCGTTACCACCGACGGCAAGCTGTTTCGCCTGATGCCGCGCGTGCTGGTGCTGGCATCAAGCTATCTCGCTTCCAACCACGTCGTCTCGGTGCTGCAGCCGGCGCTGGATCGATTGTCGAACGAGGCGCAGGAAATCTCGTCGATGGCGATCCTTGATGGCAACGACGTCGTCTTCATCGCGCGCGCCAGCCCGACGCGGATATTCTCCGCCGGCATCGATATCGGCTACCGCCTGCCGGCGTTCTGCACCTCGGTCGGCCGCGTGCTGCTGTCGCGGCTGACCGATGAGGAGCTGGCAAAAGCGCTCGACGCGATGGACCTCACGCCGCTGACGCCGTTCACCGTCACCGACAAGAAGCTGCTCTTGACGACGGTCATCGCAGATCGCGGGGCAGGCTATTCGCTGGTCGATCGCGAGGCCGAGCCGGGCTTCCGCTCGATCTCCGTGCCGCTCCGCCGCTACGACGGCGCGATCGTCGCCGCCATCAACATGGGCGCGCATGTCGACCGCGTATCGTCAGCCGAGATGGTCGAACGCTTCCTGCCGCGATTGCAGGAGACGGCGGCCTCGGTCAAATCGATGCTGGTGTGA